In Pseudomonadales bacterium, one genomic interval encodes:
- a CDS encoding integron integrase: MRQSPFLQSVESFMRVRRYSKRTISSYLYWIKCFILYHHKQHPKDLGDGHIEQFLTYLAVERNVSAGTQAIALNAVVFLKTKFLNQDVGDLSAFSRASRQQKLPVVLTQREVSGLLGQLSGSVKLMVSLMYGSGLRRIELVRLRVKDVDFDMSQLQVWYGKGGKHRLVTLAPELHESIRWQVQRVKVFLAEDSQNPDYSGVWLPDALARKYRNAPRQLGWHYLFPASRLSIDPQSKLWRRHHFDESALNKRIAQAARAANINKQVTSHTLRHSFATHLLQSGADIRTVQEQLGHSDVKTTEIYTHVLKQGAKGVRSPLSNL; encoded by the coding sequence ATGCGACAATCTCCCTTTCTTCAATCCGTTGAATCATTTATGCGGGTTCGCCGTTACAGCAAGCGCACAATTTCCAGTTACCTTTACTGGATTAAATGTTTCATACTTTATCATCACAAGCAACACCCAAAAGATTTGGGGGACGGCCATATCGAGCAGTTTCTTACTTATCTTGCGGTTGAGCGAAATGTGTCGGCGGGAACGCAGGCAATCGCGTTAAATGCGGTTGTTTTTTTGAAAACAAAATTCTTGAATCAGGATGTGGGTGATTTGTCTGCCTTTTCTAGGGCGAGCAGGCAACAAAAGTTACCCGTTGTGTTAACCCAGCGTGAGGTGTCGGGTTTACTGGGGCAGTTGTCAGGCTCGGTAAAGCTGATGGTTTCTTTGATGTATGGGTCTGGCTTGCGTCGTATAGAACTTGTGCGATTGAGGGTTAAGGATGTTGATTTTGATATGTCTCAGTTGCAGGTTTGGTACGGCAAGGGCGGTAAACATCGTTTGGTTACTCTTGCGCCTGAGCTGCACGAATCAATTCGTTGGCAGGTTCAGCGAGTCAAGGTTTTTTTAGCTGAAGATAGTCAGAACCCGGATTATTCGGGTGTTTGGTTGCCAGATGCGTTGGCGCGAAAGTATAGAAATGCACCTCGTCAGTTAGGCTGGCATTATTTGTTTCCGGCTTCGCGGCTGTCCATTGACCCACAGTCAAAGTTGTGGAGAAGGCATCATTTTGATGAAAGTGCTCTGAATAAGCGCATTGCTCAAGCAGCAAGAGCTGCAAATATAAATAAGCAAGTTACCAGTCACACTCTGCGCCACTCTTTTGCGACTCATCTTTTGCAATCAGGTGCTGATATTCGCACGGTGCAGGAGCAGCTTGGGCATAGTGATGTGAAAACCACTGAAATCTACACCCATGTGTTAAAGCAGGGGGCTAAGGGAGTCCGTAGCCCGTTGAGCAATTTGTAG
- a CDS encoding PA4642 family protein, translating to MSLKKDKQKVLGEVFDEARIKTFLNFEAPTGVNHDFHLLEKAYRGMKAENFDTFLTFFLEAGLNINATNPAGQTLLKITEAHRHGEDYATALKKHGAE from the coding sequence ATGTCACTAAAAAAAGACAAACAGAAAGTCCTTGGCGAAGTTTTTGACGAAGCACGCATAAAAACCTTCCTGAACTTTGAAGCGCCAACAGGTGTAAACCACGACTTTCACCTGCTGGAAAAAGCCTATCGCGGCATGAAAGCTGAAAACTTCGACACTTTCCTGACATTCTTTCTCGAAGCGGGCCTCAACATCAACGCCACTAACCCGGCAGGACAAACACTGCTAAAAATTACCGAAGCACACCGACACGGCGAAGATTACGCCACCGCCCTAAAAAAACATGGCGCAGAATAA
- the gatB gene encoding Asp-tRNA(Asn)/Glu-tRNA(Gln) amidotransferase subunit GatB: MEWETVIGLEVHVQLATQSKIFSGASTAFGAEPNTQACAIDLAMPGTLPVANEQAFHYAIMFGLAVDAEIASTSVFERKNYFYPDLPKGYQTTQLEKPIVGPGRVEIELANGSKKSIRIHHAHLEEDAGKSLHEASFERHGHGMSGIDLNRAGTPLIEIVSEPDMRNAEEAVAFARKLHSIVTSLGICDGNMSQGSMRFDVNISVRPKGQEEYGTRTETKNLNSFKFMEDAIALEVERQIDLIEDGGKIVQETRLYNGDTRTARAMRSKEEANDYRYFPCPDLLPVVIDDDTIETLRANLPELPDARHDRFMEQYGLSSYDANILSADAPVAHYFEQTVAASNNAKLSANWIMGELSAQLNAQELPITQSPVSADHLAQMIQRIDDNTISGKMAKQVFEGMWNGEGNADSIIEAKGLKQVSDTGALEQMVMEVIANNPAMVEDYLSAEENKRKKKLGGFMGQIMKASKGQANPQQVNQILLQKLNDLL; encoded by the coding sequence ATGGAATGGGAAACCGTTATCGGTCTGGAAGTACACGTTCAGCTTGCCACTCAAAGCAAAATATTCTCCGGGGCCAGCACCGCTTTTGGAGCAGAGCCCAACACCCAGGCCTGCGCTATTGATCTGGCCATGCCGGGCACATTGCCAGTTGCCAACGAACAGGCGTTTCACTACGCCATTATGTTTGGCCTGGCCGTAGACGCTGAAATTGCCAGCACCTCGGTATTTGAACGCAAAAACTATTTTTACCCCGACTTGCCCAAAGGTTATCAAACCACACAACTGGAAAAGCCCATTGTCGGCCCTGGCCGTGTTGAAATAGAGCTGGCAAACGGCAGCAAAAAATCTATTCGCATTCATCATGCGCACCTGGAAGAAGATGCAGGGAAATCCCTGCACGAAGCCTCTTTTGAAAGACATGGTCACGGCATGAGCGGCATTGATCTCAACCGCGCCGGTACACCGCTGATTGAAATTGTCTCCGAGCCTGACATGCGCAACGCCGAAGAAGCGGTAGCTTTTGCCAGGAAGCTGCACAGCATTGTCACCTCTCTGGGCATCTGCGACGGCAACATGTCGCAAGGTTCGATGCGGTTTGATGTCAACATTTCTGTGCGCCCCAAAGGCCAGGAAGAATATGGCACCCGCACCGAGACCAAAAACCTCAACTCCTTCAAGTTCATGGAAGACGCCATTGCACTGGAAGTGGAACGTCAGATCGATCTGATCGAAGACGGCGGCAAAATCGTGCAGGAAACCCGCTTGTACAACGGCGACACCCGTACCGCTCGCGCCATGCGCAGCAAAGAAGAAGCTAACGATTACCGCTACTTCCCCTGCCCCGACCTGCTACCCGTCGTTATTGATGACGATACCATTGAAACCCTGCGAGCCAACTTGCCGGAATTACCGGACGCCCGCCATGACCGTTTTATGGAGCAGTACGGGCTTTCCAGTTACGATGCCAATATTCTCAGCGCAGATGCACCAGTAGCACACTACTTCGAACAAACTGTTGCCGCCAGCAACAACGCAAAACTTTCAGCCAACTGGATTATGGGAGAACTATCGGCTCAGCTAAACGCCCAGGAGCTACCCATTACCCAAAGCCCTGTCAGCGCCGACCACCTTGCACAAATGATTCAGCGTATCGACGACAACACCATCAGTGGAAAAATGGCCAAACAGGTGTTTGAAGGCATGTGGAACGGCGAAGGTAACGCCGACTCCATTATTGAAGCCAAAGGGCTCAAACAAGTTTCTGACACTGGCGCACTGGAGCAAATGGTTATGGAGGTAATAGCCAACAACCCCGCTATGGTCGAAGACTACCTAAGCGCTGAAGAAAACAAACGCAAGAAAAAACTCGGCGGTTTTATGGGGCAAATTATGAAAGCCTCAAAAGGTCAGGCCAACCCGCAACAGGTGAACCAAATACTCCTGCAAAAGCTAAACGACTTACTCTAA
- the gatA gene encoding Asp-tRNA(Asn)/Glu-tRNA(Gln) amidotransferase subunit GatA encodes MHHKTLAQLAAGLESGEFSSVELTRHYLDRIARFDKTFNSYISVTADSALARAAEADQQRASGRATSLCGIPIAHKDIFCTQGIRTSCGSRMLDNFVPPYNATVVENFNSAGTVTLGKTNMDEFAMGSSNETSFYGPVKNPWNTQTVPGGSSGGSAAAVAARLAPAATATDTGGSIRQPAALCGVTGLKPTYGRVSRWGMIAFASSLDQGGPITRTAEDAALMMNVMASFDPKDSTSLDREVPDYTRTLSDSICGLKIGVPKEYFGEGLNPGTAQAVENALKELEKLGANLVDISLPNTHLAVPAYYVIAPAEASANLSRFDGVRYGYRCEDPKDLRDMYMRTRAEGFGDEVKRRILVGSYCLSAGYYDAYYRKAQQVRRLIKQDFISAFEQVDVIMGPTSPSPAFEFGAKGNDPVAMYLEDIYTIATNLAGLPGMSVPCGFVDNKPVGLQIIGNYFDEARMLNIAHQYQTSTDWHQRAPASINGEAI; translated from the coding sequence ATGCACCACAAAACATTAGCCCAACTGGCAGCAGGCCTGGAATCCGGCGAATTTTCCAGTGTTGAGCTCACCCGGCATTATCTGGATCGCATCGCCAGATTCGATAAAACCTTCAACAGTTATATCTCGGTCACCGCCGACTCCGCTTTAGCCAGGGCAGCAGAAGCCGATCAACAACGTGCATCCGGAAGAGCAACTTCACTCTGCGGTATACCCATTGCCCACAAAGATATTTTTTGCACTCAGGGCATTCGCACCAGCTGCGGCTCCAGAATGCTCGACAACTTCGTGCCCCCCTACAACGCCACCGTTGTTGAGAACTTTAACTCCGCCGGCACAGTGACCCTGGGCAAAACCAACATGGACGAGTTCGCCATGGGCTCATCCAACGAAACCAGCTTTTACGGCCCGGTGAAAAATCCCTGGAACACCCAGACCGTTCCCGGCGGTTCATCCGGTGGCTCGGCGGCAGCGGTTGCAGCTCGGCTGGCACCAGCGGCTACCGCCACGGATACTGGCGGCTCCATTCGCCAACCTGCCGCATTGTGTGGCGTTACCGGCCTGAAACCCACTTATGGACGCGTTTCCCGCTGGGGCATGATTGCCTTTGCCTCCAGTCTCGATCAGGGCGGCCCCATCACTCGGACCGCCGAAGACGCGGCACTGATGATGAACGTGATGGCCAGCTTCGACCCCAAAGACTCTACATCGCTGGACCGCGAAGTACCGGATTACACCCGTACACTCAGCGACAGCATCTGCGGTCTGAAAATAGGGGTACCCAAAGAATACTTCGGCGAAGGTCTTAACCCTGGCACCGCTCAAGCTGTTGAAAACGCCCTGAAAGAGCTGGAAAAGCTCGGCGCAAACCTGGTTGACATCAGCCTGCCCAACACCCATCTGGCCGTACCTGCCTATTATGTGATTGCACCCGCTGAAGCCTCGGCCAATCTCTCCCGGTTTGATGGCGTGCGTTACGGCTACCGCTGTGAAGACCCGAAAGACCTGCGCGATATGTACATGCGTACCCGCGCTGAAGGCTTTGGCGATGAAGTCAAACGTCGCATCTTGGTGGGCAGCTACTGCCTCTCGGCGGGCTATTACGATGCCTACTACCGCAAAGCCCAGCAGGTGCGTCGTCTGATCAAACAGGATTTTATCAGCGCCTTTGAGCAAGTCGACGTCATCATGGGGCCAACCTCCCCATCACCCGCTTTTGAATTTGGCGCCAAAGGGAATGACCCGGTTGCCATGTACCTGGAGGACATCTACACCATCGCCACCAACCTGGCAGGGCTGCCCGGCATGTCAGTCCCCTGTGGCTTTGTCGACAACAAACCCGTTGGCCTGCAAATTATTGGCAATTACTTTGATGAAGCTCGCATGCTGAATATTGCACACCAATACCAGACATCCACCGACTGGCATCAACGAGCCCCGGCCAGCATTAACGGGGAGGCTATCTGA
- the gatC gene encoding Asp-tRNA(Asn)/Glu-tRNA(Gln) amidotransferase subunit GatC — MTIERADIEKLAELARIGITEENIAETTRSLGEVLALVDQLQAADTSGVDPMAHPLDAVQRLRPDRITEPDCREAMQAIAPATEDGLFLVPRVID; from the coding sequence ATGACCATCGAACGCGCAGACATTGAAAAACTGGCAGAACTGGCCCGTATCGGCATCACTGAAGAGAATATCGCCGAAACCACTCGCAGCCTCGGAGAGGTGCTCGCACTTGTCGATCAGCTACAGGCTGCCGACACTTCCGGAGTAGACCCCATGGCGCATCCACTCGATGCGGTACAGCGCCTGCGACCAGACCGGATCACCGAACCAGACTGCCGGGAAGCAATGCAGGCCATTGCACCGGCAACCGAAGACGGTCTGTTCCTGGTTCCCAGAGTGATCGACTAG
- a CDS encoding rod shape-determining protein: MLKRLRGLFSNDVSIDLGTANTLIYVRDKGIVLNEPSVVAIRSHHGQKIVEAVGVEAKRMLGRTPGNITAIRPLKDGVIADFQVTEKMLQHFIKKVHSSRLIPPSPRVLICVPCLATEVEKRAIRESAMSAGAREVFLIEEPMAAAIGAGLPVDEACGSMVVDIGGGTTEIAILSLNGVVFSDSVRIGGDRFDEAISNYVRRKYGSIIGDTTAERIKMEIGSAYPGNEVMEIDVRGRNLAEGVPKSFTLNSDEVLESLQEPLAGIVQAVKKVLEQSPPELASDIAETGIILTGGGALLRDLDRLLTHETGLPVIVSDEPLTCVARGGGKALEMLDKRRIDVLSD, from the coding sequence ATGTTAAAGCGATTGCGCGGTCTTTTTTCAAACGATGTTTCCATCGATTTGGGAACCGCGAACACTCTGATTTATGTCAGGGATAAGGGGATTGTTCTCAATGAGCCTTCGGTAGTGGCTATTCGCTCTCATCACGGTCAAAAAATTGTTGAGGCGGTGGGCGTTGAGGCGAAGCGGATGTTGGGTCGGACGCCTGGTAATATCACTGCTATCAGGCCGTTGAAAGACGGGGTGATAGCCGATTTTCAGGTGACGGAAAAGATGTTACAGCACTTCATTAAAAAAGTGCATTCCAGCCGTTTGATACCACCTAGCCCCCGAGTGCTGATTTGCGTGCCTTGTTTGGCTACGGAAGTGGAAAAACGAGCGATTCGTGAGTCCGCGATGAGTGCCGGTGCGCGTGAAGTATTTCTGATTGAAGAGCCTATGGCTGCTGCTATTGGCGCCGGGCTGCCAGTGGATGAAGCCTGTGGTTCAATGGTGGTGGATATTGGTGGGGGTACTACCGAGATTGCTATCCTGTCTCTCAATGGCGTGGTGTTCTCTGACTCAGTACGTATTGGTGGCGACCGCTTCGATGAGGCAATCAGTAACTATGTTCGTCGCAAATACGGCAGCATTATTGGTGATACAACGGCCGAGCGCATCAAAATGGAAATCGGCAGTGCCTATCCTGGCAACGAAGTGATGGAAATTGATGTGCGTGGTCGCAACCTCGCCGAGGGTGTTCCCAAGAGCTTCACACTGAACAGCGATGAAGTGCTCGAATCCTTGCAAGAGCCGCTGGCCGGTATTGTTCAGGCGGTTAAAAAAGTGTTGGAACAATCACCTCCCGAGCTGGCTTCCGATATTGCGGAAACCGGTATTATTCTCACGGGTGGCGGCGCACTATTGCGCGATCTGGATCGGTTGCTGACCCATGAGACGGGGTTGCCGGTAATTGTTTCGGATGAGCCTTTAACCTGTGTGGCTCGCGGCGGCGGTAAGGCGTTGGAAATGCTGGATAAACGACGGATTGATGTGCTCTCTGATTAA
- the mreC gene encoding rod shape-determining protein MreC encodes MFRKSSSNTGRVLVLSLVAICLIFVSHYTGWLQPVRGQLAEFSKPFYWITNIPDRLAEWGSQTVVSRAQLEAENERLRTELLVQQGRVQRMAALATENVRLRNLLNATELLSDSVLVTELIGVSSDPAQQTILINRGSNDQVYPGQPVLDADGLMGQVVEVYSDHSRVLLITDEHHALPVQLLRNGVRSIAEGTGDYGRLRLRFVTPTTDVRVGDELISSGLGGRYPPNYPVGRVSAVKKSQEDTYLEVAVVPAARLDRSRHLLLIFSEVDRLGD; translated from the coding sequence ATCTTTCGTAAGAGCAGTTCCAATACCGGCCGGGTGCTGGTGCTGTCGCTCGTGGCAATTTGTCTGATTTTTGTGAGTCACTATACCGGCTGGCTACAGCCTGTCCGCGGACAACTGGCAGAGTTTTCAAAACCCTTTTACTGGATTACCAATATCCCCGATCGCCTTGCGGAGTGGGGCAGTCAGACGGTAGTCAGCAGAGCCCAGCTTGAGGCCGAGAATGAGCGGTTACGCACTGAGCTGCTGGTGCAGCAGGGTCGGGTGCAACGTATGGCAGCACTGGCAACTGAAAATGTTCGGCTGCGCAACCTGCTGAATGCTACGGAGCTTCTGTCCGACAGCGTTCTGGTGACCGAATTGATCGGGGTTTCTTCTGACCCAGCACAACAGACTATTCTTATCAATCGGGGGAGCAATGATCAGGTTTATCCCGGTCAGCCAGTGCTCGATGCCGATGGTTTGATGGGGCAGGTGGTGGAGGTTTATTCGGATCACAGCCGTGTCTTGTTGATTACGGATGAACATCACGCCCTGCCGGTTCAGTTGCTTCGCAATGGGGTTCGCAGCATCGCCGAAGGAACGGGCGACTATGGGCGTCTGCGGCTGCGCTTTGTGACGCCCACTACAGATGTGCGGGTGGGGGATGAGTTGATCAGTTCCGGCCTTGGTGGGCGATACCCGCCTAACTACCCGGTGGGAAGAGTTTCAGCCGTGAAAAAGTCGCAGGAAGATACCTATCTAGAGGTGGCTGTCGTTCCTGCCGCCCGCCTTGATCGCAGCAGACATCTGTTGTTGATTTTTTCTGAAGTGGACCGGCTTGGGGATTAA
- the mreD gene encoding rod shape-determining protein MreD encodes MSQTRIPVNFWVLCSLVLGLLMEIYPWSVFDYSWQPQWLLLVVVFWVLCRPSEYGVVLGFFAGLLLDIVLGGVMGRYALGICLSVYLLKAVQKRFHYATVLHQLALVFVLAVVNSLVTGAIDMWVLDVTASGRSVFLPALLTACLWPLVQLPMRRVVSEE; translated from the coding sequence TTGAGTCAGACGCGTATTCCTGTCAACTTCTGGGTGCTTTGTTCGTTAGTGCTGGGGTTGCTGATGGAAATTTATCCCTGGTCGGTATTTGATTATAGCTGGCAGCCACAATGGTTGTTGCTGGTCGTGGTTTTCTGGGTTTTGTGTCGGCCATCAGAATATGGCGTGGTGTTGGGGTTTTTTGCCGGGCTGTTGCTGGATATTGTGCTGGGTGGTGTGATGGGCCGCTATGCACTGGGTATTTGTCTGAGTGTTTATCTGCTGAAAGCTGTGCAAAAGCGCTTTCATTACGCAACTGTGCTGCATCAGCTAGCGCTGGTATTTGTTTTGGCGGTAGTGAATTCTTTGGTGACAGGCGCAATTGATATGTGGGTTCTCGATGTCACTGCTTCGGGGCGTTCGGTGTTTTTGCCTGCTTTGCTGACGGCCTGTTTGTGGCCGTTGGTGCAGCTGCCGATGCGCAGGGTTGTGAGTGAAGAGTAG
- the maf gene encoding septum formation inhibitor Maf, with translation MTLSADFILSSASPRRRDLLKQIGARFIVQPVFTDETVFAGESPVEYVTRMAETKASAGWRASNQSLPVMAADTAVVLAQKIFGKPENQQQALQTLQFLSGTTHRVLSGVAICQDERIESLVSETLVTFRHLDRDEMERYWQTGEPADKAGAYAIQGAGAVFVDKIEGSYSGVVGLPVAETTQLMRRFGIPWWQQW, from the coding sequence ATGACGCTATCTGCCGATTTTATTTTATCTTCCGCATCGCCCAGGCGACGAGACCTGCTGAAGCAGATTGGTGCCCGCTTTATTGTGCAGCCTGTGTTCACGGATGAAACTGTTTTTGCGGGAGAAAGTCCTGTGGAATATGTGACGCGTATGGCAGAAACAAAGGCTTCGGCTGGCTGGCGGGCGAGCAATCAATCCTTACCGGTGATGGCTGCGGACACGGCGGTGGTTTTGGCGCAGAAAATTTTTGGCAAGCCGGAAAATCAACAGCAAGCTCTACAGACATTGCAGTTTTTATCGGGCACTACTCACAGGGTTCTCTCCGGGGTGGCCATTTGTCAGGATGAACGGATAGAGAGCCTGGTTTCGGAAACGCTGGTGACCTTTCGGCATCTGGATAGAGACGAAATGGAGCGTTATTGGCAAACCGGGGAACCTGCTGACAAAGCCGGTGCTTATGCTATACAGGGTGCCGGTGCGGTGTTTGTGGATAAAATTGAAGGCAGTTATTCCGGTGTTGTCGGTTTGCCTGTGGCTGAAACAACGCAATTGATGAGACGTTTTGGCATCCCCTGGTGGCAACAGTGGTGA
- the rng gene encoding ribonuclease G, with protein MNSEILINMTPMETRVAHIENGVLQEVSLERTYHRGFVGNIYRGKVVRVLPGMQAAFVDIGLERAGFIHIDDIHLSDQQRQELARAGELDVRRLLREGQLVNVQVAKDPIGSKGARLTTQLSLSSRYLVFMPQVSKVGISQRIGEDAERERLRSLLEEDVTDGEGYIVRTAAEGISDEEIHADKKFLKQLWRHLEEKFKVADAPAKLYEDLPLHLRTLRDVQMESVEKIRVDSGEFFHEMKVFAEQFNPEMSSKIERYTDDRPLFYLYGVEDEISRALDKRVHLKSGGDLVIEQTESMTTIDVNTGTFVGHRNLEETIFKTNLEAATAISRQLRLRNLGGIIIIDFIDMRDVEHQRQVHRILEKSLERDRAKTVITGVSDLGLVEMTRKRTSESLVQMLCEPCPACDGKGSMKSAETVCHEILREILREARAFECDRFLVLAAPVVIDRLLDENSANVADLEEFLGRRIELRVEDVYSREQYDIIPVHAH; from the coding sequence ATGAATTCTGAAATTCTGATTAACATGACGCCGATGGAGACGCGTGTTGCGCATATAGAAAACGGTGTGCTGCAGGAAGTCTCTCTCGAACGCACCTATCACCGCGGTTTTGTCGGCAATATCTACCGGGGCAAAGTAGTGAGAGTGTTGCCAGGCATGCAGGCGGCGTTTGTGGATATCGGTCTCGAGCGTGCCGGTTTTATCCATATTGACGACATCCATCTCTCCGACCAGCAGCGACAGGAGCTTGCTCGAGCGGGTGAACTTGATGTCCGCCGTTTGTTGCGTGAAGGCCAGCTTGTGAATGTGCAGGTAGCCAAAGACCCGATTGGCAGCAAGGGGGCGCGACTGACAACACAGCTTTCGCTTTCCTCGCGATATCTGGTTTTTATGCCACAGGTTTCAAAAGTTGGCATTTCTCAACGCATTGGCGAAGATGCTGAACGGGAACGTCTTAGATCACTGCTGGAAGAAGATGTGACCGATGGTGAAGGTTATATCGTGCGCACGGCTGCCGAAGGTATCAGTGACGAAGAGATACATGCCGATAAAAAGTTCCTGAAACAGCTATGGCGCCACCTTGAAGAGAAATTCAAGGTGGCCGATGCTCCTGCGAAACTCTATGAAGATTTACCGCTGCATCTTCGAACGCTGCGTGATGTGCAAATGGAATCGGTTGAAAAGATCCGGGTGGATTCCGGAGAGTTTTTCCATGAAATGAAGGTTTTTGCCGAACAGTTCAATCCGGAAATGTCATCGAAAATTGAACGTTATACGGATGACCGGCCACTGTTCTATCTCTATGGGGTTGAAGATGAAATCAGTCGGGCGCTGGATAAGCGGGTGCATCTGAAGTCTGGCGGTGATCTGGTGATAGAGCAAACCGAATCAATGACCACGATTGACGTCAATACAGGTACCTTTGTCGGTCACCGGAATCTTGAGGAAACTATTTTCAAGACCAACCTTGAGGCGGCGACCGCCATTTCAAGGCAGCTCAGACTGCGCAACCTTGGCGGCATTATTATTATCGATTTTATTGATATGCGGGATGTTGAACACCAGCGTCAGGTGCATCGAATATTGGAGAAATCCCTGGAAAGGGATCGCGCCAAAACGGTGATTACAGGTGTTTCTGACCTGGGCCTAGTGGAAATGACACGCAAACGTACCAGTGAAAGTCTGGTTCAAATGCTGTGCGAGCCATGTCCCGCCTGTGATGGCAAGGGCAGCATGAAATCCGCAGAAACGGTCTGTCATGAAATACTGAGAGAAATTTTGCGAGAAGCCAGGGCGTTTGAGTGTGACCGGTTTTTGGTGCTGGCCGCGCCGGTAGTGATAGATCGGCTGCTGGATGAAAATTCTGCTAACGTCGCTGATCTGGAGGAGTTTCTTGGACGTCGAATAGAATTGAGAGTGGAAGATGTTTACTCCAGAGAGCAGTATGACATCATTCCCGTTCACGCCCATTAG
- a CDS encoding carbon-nitrogen hydrolase family protein — protein MLASTSLEANLKQAEDLIAQAVSEGANLIVLPEYFAYYGCGSGDCSRAETASERGVLEVSEDGPVRSFLREQARKQGVWLVGGTLPVADKPAESRPYAASFVLDDRGCEVARYNKIHLFDVDVAEGGDQDSRYRESQDYCPGDTPVVVETPFGKLGLSVCYDLRFPELYRYLSACGAEILLVPSAFTAATGKAHWQLLLRARAVENLCYVVGANMGDRNHPGKPTWGGSTIIDPWGGVIAEIAGGQGVVSADIDLQKLKQLRQKMPALEHRRLSVVKS, from the coding sequence ATGCTGGCGAGTACGAGTCTCGAAGCCAATCTGAAGCAGGCCGAAGATTTGATTGCCCAAGCGGTGTCTGAAGGCGCAAACCTCATTGTGCTGCCGGAATACTTTGCCTATTACGGTTGTGGTAGCGGTGATTGCAGCCGTGCTGAAACGGCCTCGGAAAGAGGTGTTCTGGAAGTATCTGAGGATGGACCTGTGCGCAGTTTTCTTCGTGAGCAGGCCCGCAAGCAGGGCGTCTGGCTGGTGGGTGGTACTCTACCTGTTGCCGACAAACCGGCAGAGAGCAGGCCTTATGCTGCCAGCTTTGTGCTCGATGATCGAGGTTGCGAAGTGGCGCGCTACAACAAAATCCACCTGTTTGATGTGGATGTCGCCGAAGGTGGCGATCAGGATAGCCGTTACCGTGAATCACAGGATTATTGCCCTGGTGATACACCTGTAGTGGTTGAGACGCCGTTCGGCAAGCTGGGTTTGAGTGTTTGTTACGATCTTCGTTTTCCCGAACTTTATCGCTACCTGTCTGCCTGTGGTGCCGAGATATTGTTGGTGCCATCGGCGTTTACTGCCGCAACCGGAAAGGCTCACTGGCAGTTGTTGCTAAGGGCTCGCGCAGTGGAGAACCTTTGTTACGTTGTTGGTGCGAACATGGGCGACAGGAATCACCCCGGCAAGCCGACGTGGGGAGGCTCAACTATCATTGATCCCTGGGGTGGTGTGATTGCGGAGATTGCAGGAGGGCAGGGTGTTGTTTCTGCGGATATTGATCTGCAGAAATTAAAACAGCTACGGCAAAAAATGCCTGCACTTGAACATCGGCGGTTATCGGTGGTCAAAAGCTGA
- the msrB gene encoding peptide-methionine (R)-S-oxide reductase MsrB: MFKNILRGLSLLVIFSLAVLTVSVTADVDKTMTINQARQIIASGGDTALIPTSAWKQILTPEQYRILWKKGTERPFTGALLNNKQPGTYVTAGCRLPVFHSNHKFKSGTGWPSFWEVFNKDNIVLKKDWSWGMRRTEVLSKCGEHLGHVFDDGPDPTGLRYCINSEALAFIPEATPVSVDALKK, encoded by the coding sequence ATGTTTAAAAATATACTCCGCGGCTTGTCCTTGCTCGTGATATTTTCCCTGGCTGTACTCACCGTCTCTGTGACTGCTGATGTCGATAAAACCATGACGATTAATCAGGCCCGCCAGATTATTGCCAGCGGTGGTGATACCGCTTTAATTCCGACGTCTGCCTGGAAGCAAATACTGACGCCGGAGCAATACCGTATTCTCTGGAAGAAAGGTACAGAGCGGCCCTTTACGGGTGCGCTGCTGAATAACAAGCAGCCGGGCACTTATGTAACGGCGGGTTGTCGATTACCCGTTTTTCATTCCAACCATAAATTTAAATCCGGCACCGGCTGGCCGAGTTTTTGGGAGGTTTTTAATAAAGACAATATCGTGCTTAAAAAAGACTGGTCGTGGGGCATGCGCCGTACTGAGGTACTGTCGAAGTGCGGTGAGCATCTGGGGCACGTGTTTGACGATGGACCAGACCCTACCGGGTTGCGTTACTGCATTAATTCGGAAGCATTGGCCTTTATACCAGAAGCAACGCCGGTGAGTGTTGATGCGCTAAAAAAATAG